DNA sequence from the Streptomyces sp. MST-110588 genome:
CGGGACGGCCGACGGCGACGGCCCGGCAGAGGCGTTCCGCGGGGAAGCCAGCGACCGGGACGAGGCGCCCCAGTTCGTGCTCCCGCTTGTCGTACGGATGGAGCGGGCCGATCCCCCGGCACGTACGGACGCGCTGGAGACGGCGGCACGGGCCGTCCTGGTGCTGCTGTCGGACGAGCGCGCGACCGGGGACGGCGAGTGGGCCGCGGCCGTACGGGACTGGCAGGACGCCCGTATCCGCAAGGTCGTACGGCGGGCCCGCGGCGCGGAGTGGCGGCGGGCACAGGCCCTCCCGGGGATCACGGTCACCGGCGAACGGGCGGAGGTACGGGTCTTCCCGCCGGTGCCGCTGAATGGCTGGCCGAAGGAACTGGCCCGATTGCAGGTCTCGGGCACCGAGCTGGACGACCCGCGGCCCGCCGCCGCGCCGGACCCCGACCGGCCCGTGCTGTGGCTCAACCCCGGCCTGAAGATGTCGGCGGGCAAGGCGATGGCCCAGACCGGTCACGGCGCGCAGCTCGCATGGTGGGAACTGTCCGAGGCCGAGCGCACGGCCTGGCGCGAGGCCGGCTTCCCCCTGTCCGTACGCGTGGCGGAAACGACGGCCTGGCGCCGCCTGACACACAGCGGACTCCCCGTGGTCCGGGACGCGGGTTTCACCGAGATCGCGCCCGGGAAAACCGTGGTGGCCGAGGGAGGCAGTCGCTACTGCCCTCTCCCCGGTGGACGCCCGTAGGCGGTCGCCTGCGCCCGGAACGCACGGCCGGGCTTGTTGCACCACATATCGGGCCTGTTGCACCACCTATGCGGACCGGGCTCGCCACGACGGCCTTGCCCGCAGGCGCGGTCTTCGCGTGTACGGGTGTGCGGGCAAGGCCGTCGGTCCATCGCTCCTGCTCACTCGTCCGCAGGGGCCGTATCAGGTGGTGATGGTGGTGATGGGGTCGACGCCGTAGGTGCGGGCGTAGCCGTTCTCGGTGCCGACGAGGAGGTCGACGACCTCGAAATAGCGGTCCCAGAACGGTGTTTCGCGCAGGGCGTCGATGAGGAGCTGGTAGGCGTTGTGGTCGTCGGCCTCCCAGACCCAGACGTCGGTGACGCGGGTGGAGTAGAACTCCGTGTCGTAGAAGCGTGACCGGACGCCCTTGGTCTTGGCCTGGACCGCGGGCATGACCTCGGTGGCGAAGGCGTTCACCCGTTCCTGGGGGGTCATGGCGAGCCACTCGGGCATGGTCTTGATGAGCATGAAGGCGGTGACCGGCGGTGCGGTTTCCTCGACGGATGTGACGGACGTGGCGGACGTGACGGACATGGCGGGTGCCTCCAAGGTGGCGGGTTCAGGATGACGGCGGGTCACAAGACCTCGCGGGTCGTACCGAGTGGTACGACCTCATCCTGCGGAGGGCCGCGGTGTTGCCACAATGGGAACTTCAGCAACGGATCATTGCCTGAAGTGGAATAACCCTGGTGAACAATGCAGAGCCGGTCATCGACGCCCAACTCGCCGTCGCGCTGGACGCCCTGCTGACCGAACAGAGCGTCACCCGCGCCGCCGCGCGCCTGCACACCTCCCCCGCCGCCATGAGCCGTACCCTCGCCCGTCTGCGCCGCGTCCTCCAGGACCCCCTTCTGGTCCGGGCCGGACAGACCATGGTTCCCACGCCCCGCGCCCAGGCCCTGCGCGACGAGGCCGCCGCGGTGGTGCGCCGACTGGGAGCGCTGCTCGGTCCCGGCACCGGCGTCGACCCCGCGGACCTGCGCACCACCTTCACCCTCCAGGCCGCCGACCTGGTCGGCGCGGCACTGGCCCCCGGACTGCTGAGGCTGGCCCGGCAGGAGGCGCCCGGGGTTTCGCTGCGGTTCCGGGCCGAGGAGCTGGAGGCCGGGCCGGCCTTGCGCGACGGCCACATCGACCTGGAGGTCGGGGCCATCGACCACGTCGACCCCGAGACGCAGGTCGAGGAACTGGTCACCCTCCGGATGACGGCGGCCGTCCGGCCCGGCCACCCCCTCGCCGGAAAGACCCTGACCCCGGCCCGGCTCGCTGCCGCCG
Encoded proteins:
- a CDS encoding peptidyl-tRNA hydrolase, translated to MTSTASNDHPVPPSGTADGDGPAEAFRGEASDRDEAPQFVLPLVVRMERADPPARTDALETAARAVLVLLSDERATGDGEWAAAVRDWQDARIRKVVRRARGAEWRRAQALPGITVTGERAEVRVFPPVPLNGWPKELARLQVSGTELDDPRPAAAPDPDRPVLWLNPGLKMSAGKAMAQTGHGAQLAWWELSEAERTAWREAGFPLSVRVAETTAWRRLTHSGLPVVRDAGFTEIAPGKTVVAEGGSRYCPLPGGRP
- a CDS encoding darcynin family protein; its protein translation is MSVTSATSVTSVEETAPPVTAFMLIKTMPEWLAMTPQERVNAFATEVMPAVQAKTKGVRSRFYDTEFYSTRVTDVWVWEADDHNAYQLLIDALRETPFWDRYFEVVDLLVGTENGYARTYGVDPITTITT
- a CDS encoding LysR family transcriptional regulator, which translates into the protein MTLVNNAEPVIDAQLAVALDALLTEQSVTRAAARLHTSPAAMSRTLARLRRVLQDPLLVRAGQTMVPTPRAQALRDEAAAVVRRLGALLGPGTGVDPADLRTTFTLQAADLVGAALAPGLLRLARQEAPGVSLRFRAEELEAGPALRDGHIDLEVGAIDHVDPETQVEELVTLRMTAAVRPGHPLAGKTLTPARLAAAEHVAVSRRGRFTGPLDTALAEHALHRRVTAVLPSHLAAMALAARSDVVCLIPTAPPGAAPSPITDAATTLGLRLLDIPLPLPPVTIGMAWHPRHAADGAHHWLRDAVRRVLRAPGSPTA